In the Artemia franciscana chromosome 1, ASM3288406v1, whole genome shotgun sequence genome, one interval contains:
- the LOC136032510 gene encoding sialin-like → MKNIFGFDIKSNSLITSFPYLLSWFASLAASPLADLCKRKGWMKTIWVRKVFTMFGHFGPALTLVVVAFSGCNLALVIAMLALGQSLQAAVYGGWFINHIDLAPNYSGLLFGITNGLGIIPSWFGPPLVGVIVQDNQTIEAWRLVFLMAAVVLGADAIFFLFFGSATEQPWNKIPEEDSEIGNINEPQEKGIINESMSVHSSSEDLKKEH, encoded by the exons atgaaaaatatttttggatttgACATCAAGAGT AATTCTTTGATTACTTCATTCCCTTATCTATTATCATGGTTTGCAAGTTTGGCTGCAAGTCCACTGGCCGACCTTTGCAAGCGAAAAGGATGGATGAAAACTATTTGGGTGCGTAAAGTCTTCACTATGTTTG GGCACTTTGGACCAGCTCTTACCCTTGTGGTTGTTGCATTCTCTGGTTGTAACTTAGCATTGGTCATTGCAATGTTGGCACTGGGACAATCTTTACAAGCAGCAGTTTATGGTGGATGGTTTATCAACCATATTGATCTTGCTCCCAACTACTCAG GATTACTCTTTGGAATAACAAATGGATTGGGAATAATACCCTCATGGTTCGGACCCCCTCTGGTTGGAGTAATAGTTCAAGATAAT CAAACAATCGAAGCATGGCGTTTAGTGTTTTTAATGGCTGCGGTAGTGTTGGGAGCTGACgcaattttcttcttattcttcggATCGGCCACCGAACAGCCCTGGAACAAAATTCCGGAAGAAGACAGTGAAATAGGAAATATTAATGAACCCCAAGAAAAAGGTATCATCAACGAATCAATGAGTGTACATTCCAGTAGCGAGGACTTAAAAAAGGAGCATTGA